In a single window of the Flavivirga spongiicola genome:
- a CDS encoding OmpA/MotB family protein, which translates to MKKIYLVCLSVFVLASCVSKKKYIALETENGQIRNELYKTRVAKEDLETKFDIIQKRVDSYNKKITSLSDLNTELNKENDSKMETVANVAVISNDTKKSMRNTLEKVDPTLVAEAKTLKDSMDLAVSYNLTKSIGTSSLNEDEDIAISIDEAVVMISISDKLLFNTASYRVSNKANGILQKLADVINSEPSIDVMVEGHTDSRSINNAMVQDNWDLSVLRATSVVRKLQSEFNVSPEKLIASGRSSYAPLASNDSRDDRAKNRRTRIVILPNINKFFALMDSNTVVAN; encoded by the coding sequence ATGAAAAAAATTTATCTAGTATGTTTAAGTGTGTTTGTTTTGGCTTCCTGTGTTTCTAAAAAGAAATATATAGCTTTGGAAACAGAAAACGGTCAGATTAGAAATGAACTATATAAAACCCGAGTTGCCAAGGAAGATCTTGAAACTAAGTTTGATATCATCCAAAAACGTGTTGACTCTTACAATAAAAAAATAACTTCTTTAAGTGATTTGAATACAGAACTTAATAAAGAAAATGATTCTAAGATGGAGACTGTAGCCAATGTAGCTGTGATTTCCAACGATACTAAGAAAAGTATGCGTAATACTCTTGAAAAAGTTGATCCTACTCTGGTAGCAGAAGCAAAAACCTTAAAGGATTCTATGGATCTTGCAGTATCTTATAACCTTACAAAATCTATTGGCACTTCCAGTTTAAATGAAGACGAGGATATCGCTATTAGTATTGATGAAGCCGTTGTAATGATTTCTATTTCTGATAAATTATTATTTAATACAGCAAGTTACCGTGTGAGTAATAAAGCTAATGGTATTTTACAAAAATTAGCAGATGTAATCAACTCTGAACCTAGTATTGATGTGATGGTTGAAGGTCATACCGACTCAAGAAGTATTAACAATGCTATGGTACAAGATAACTGGGACCTTAGTGTATTACGTGCTACTTCAGTAGTTCGTAAACTACAAAGCGAATTTAATGTGTCTCCTGAAAAGCTTATTGCTTCAGGAAGAAGTAGCTATGCTCCTTTGGCTAGTAATGATTCTCGCGATGATAGAGCCAAAAACAGAAGAACACGTATAGTCATCTTACCAAATATTAATAAATTCTTTGCACTGATGGATAGCAACACAGTTGTTGCTAATTAA
- a CDS encoding YqaA family protein — MKSKPKSKPDKSRLRLLHQYYQFTGFYSFVWRAVKRSLPTIIVIVIAIYAINHFFDINAFLVRLTESLPVYGVLSFFFASETLLGLIPPEMFIAWAGKLSDPWLYLGILALLSYFGGLLSYWIGYIITKIPSVHSYLETKMEKQLKNSKKWGGFLIIVGALLPLPFSISCIAAGIIEFPFKNVVLYGSLRLVRFVIYGLIIFNVL; from the coding sequence ATGAAAAGCAAACCAAAATCAAAACCAGATAAATCGCGACTACGTTTACTGCACCAATATTACCAGTTTACAGGCTTTTATAGTTTTGTATGGCGTGCTGTAAAACGCTCATTACCTACTATTATAGTTATTGTAATTGCAATTTATGCCATTAATCATTTTTTTGATATTAATGCTTTTTTGGTTAGACTTACAGAAAGCTTACCTGTATATGGGGTGCTGAGCTTCTTTTTTGCTTCTGAAACGCTACTCGGATTAATACCACCGGAAATGTTTATTGCCTGGGCAGGAAAACTGTCAGACCCGTGGCTTTATCTTGGTATACTTGCTCTTTTATCCTATTTTGGTGGTTTACTATCATACTGGATTGGTTATATTATAACAAAAATTCCATCAGTACATAGTTATTTAGAAACTAAAATGGAAAAGCAATTGAAGAACTCCAAAAAATGGGGCGGTTTCCTAATAATTGTTGGGGCTCTACTTCCACTCCCATTCTCAATATCCTGTATAGCTGCTGGTATTATTGAATTTCCATTTAAGAATGTTGTATTATACGGCTCACTGCGATTAGTACGTTTTGTTATCTATGGACTCATTATTTTTAATGTACTTTAA
- a CDS encoding COR domain-containing protein: protein MRKIMHEKISRILETEKVNKTGILDLSNCEIVSIAKEVPNLLEFNWLYQLNLSNNKIINIECIPESVKWLYIHKNEISEIKNIPNKTQTLIISHNFISKIENLPNNIKNLSLFDNNIRKIEKIPNGVELINLSKNNIRKINKLPINAQFINLSYNKIVQLENIPLDTQIIDLSHNQISEIKNIPNNIQSFDLSNNRISEIKNIPNNIQSFDLSNNEINEIYELIPFLQIGFELVYSFENVNVTENCIKIKNNPIHIPPKEYLNQGTEAVLNYFSQLELQGGEYLYEAKLLIVGDGAVGKTSLALKLMDRKNELSKNDTKGIDIYNLKFKTINSGDFIINIWDFGGQEIYKATHQFFLTNSSLYVLVDDTRKNDKAFNEISFSYWLETVKIFGNDSPLLIVQNEKFDRSKAIDFKSFKNRFSFIKGEVYKVNLESNRGLDKLEYDLFHYIQKLPHVGKLFPSKWLSIRNELVEISKKKPYITIDEYYIIYNKYLILNKKLAFELSKYLHDLGTVLHYQNDIILHKIIILQNEWATNAVYKVLDDENIKNNHGHFTIQNLKSIWKGEKFQDMVCELLSLMIKFELCYEIPDKKGNYLIPQLLPVEEPESINWNNENNIQLIYKYEFMPKGIMNSIIVRLHTNIENIDFAWTKGVVLETKNSKALIKQISNDEIVIRINGNQKNDFRTIIIDTIDKINKKFKNINVIKKVPCICNVCIELDTPHFYKYELLKELMAYSQEEIRCDNKPFYSVDINNILEPTNLNILATEFTERYSINIETQSNMTNIKGKNKVEETTNSIPYSIYDEQEKMEVVNKLKKIDKRNNDLINKIVTSKMKVRKVYGVFFIILAILLMSPIILIFFYKGNNWNFMTNLVNEINLLDDFRKNTSYILLTIFIGFIEFVIVKKILKIFNKDNENEYVQKLKNNLITSKS from the coding sequence TTATGCATGAAAAAATTTCAAGAATATTAGAAACTGAAAAAGTAAATAAAACAGGCATATTAGACCTATCTAATTGTGAAATTGTTAGTATAGCCAAAGAAGTTCCCAATTTGTTAGAGTTTAATTGGCTTTATCAACTTAACCTTTCTAATAATAAGATTATTAATATTGAATGCATACCTGAATCAGTAAAATGGTTATACATTCATAAAAATGAAATATCCGAAATAAAGAACATTCCAAATAAGACCCAAACCCTTATTATTTCTCATAATTTTATTTCTAAAATAGAAAACCTTCCAAACAATATTAAAAATCTTAGTCTATTTGATAACAACATTAGAAAAATAGAAAAGATACCTAATGGGGTGGAGCTAATAAATCTTTCAAAGAATAATATAAGAAAGATAAATAAATTACCAATTAATGCTCAATTTATTAATTTATCATATAATAAAATTGTGCAATTGGAGAATATTCCATTGGATACTCAAATAATTGATCTATCTCATAATCAAATATCCGAAATAAAGAACATTCCAAATAATATACAATCTTTTGACTTATCGAATAATCGAATATCCGAAATAAAGAACATCCCAAATAATATACAATCTTTTGATTTGTCGAATAATGAAATAAATGAGATTTATGAACTTATTCCATTTTTGCAAATAGGTTTTGAACTTGTTTATTCATTTGAAAATGTTAATGTTACTGAAAATTGTATTAAAATTAAAAACAATCCAATACATATTCCCCCAAAGGAATACTTGAACCAAGGTACTGAAGCTGTTTTAAATTATTTTTCGCAATTAGAATTACAAGGGGGTGAATACTTATATGAAGCAAAATTATTAATTGTTGGTGATGGGGCGGTTGGAAAAACAAGTCTTGCTTTAAAATTAATGGACAGGAAAAATGAGTTATCAAAAAATGATACAAAAGGTATAGATATATATAATTTAAAGTTTAAAACTATTAATAGTGGTGATTTTATTATAAATATTTGGGATTTTGGGGGGCAAGAAATATATAAGGCTACGCATCAGTTTTTTCTAACGAATAGTTCTTTATATGTTTTAGTAGATGATACAAGAAAGAATGACAAAGCATTTAATGAGATTAGTTTTAGTTATTGGCTTGAAACTGTAAAAATTTTCGGAAATGATAGCCCTTTACTAATAGTTCAAAATGAAAAATTTGACCGAAGTAAAGCTATAGATTTTAAAAGTTTTAAAAATAGATTTAGTTTTATTAAAGGAGAAGTATATAAAGTAAATTTAGAATCAAATAGAGGATTAGATAAGTTAGAATATGATTTATTTCATTATATACAAAAACTACCCCATGTCGGAAAACTTTTCCCGTCAAAATGGTTATCTATTAGAAATGAATTAGTTGAAATTTCAAAAAAGAAACCATATATAACAATAGACGAATATTATATTATATATAATAAATATTTAATTTTAAATAAAAAACTTGCTTTTGAATTAAGTAAATATTTACATGATTTAGGTACTGTATTACATTATCAGAATGATATAATATTACATAAAATTATTATTTTACAAAATGAATGGGCAACTAATGCTGTTTATAAAGTTTTAGACGACGAAAATATTAAAAATAATCATGGTCACTTTACTATCCAAAATTTAAAAAGTATATGGAAAGGTGAAAAATTCCAAGATATGGTTTGTGAACTGTTATCGCTAATGATTAAATTCGAGTTATGCTATGAAATACCAGATAAAAAAGGGAATTATCTTATTCCACAATTGTTGCCTGTAGAAGAACCTGAAAGTATTAATTGGAATAATGAAAACAATATTCAATTAATTTATAAATATGAATTTATGCCTAAAGGTATTATGAATTCGATAATTGTTAGGTTACATACAAACATAGAGAATATTGATTTTGCATGGACTAAAGGAGTCGTTCTAGAAACAAAAAATAGTAAAGCTCTAATTAAACAAATTTCAAACGACGAAATTGTCATTAGGATAAATGGTAATCAAAAAAATGATTTTAGAACTATAATCATTGATACTATAGACAAAATTAACAAAAAATTTAAAAACATTAATGTAATTAAAAAAGTGCCTTGCATATGTAATGTTTGTATTGAATTAGATACACCTCATTTTTATAAATATGAATTATTAAAGGAACTTATGGCATATTCTCAAGAAGAAATTAGATGTGATAATAAACCCTTTTATTCGGTCGATATTAATAATATATTAGAACCTACTAATTTAAACATATTGGCTACTGAGTTTACTGAACGATACAGTATAAATATTGAAACCCAATCAAATATGACAAATATTAAGGGAAAAAATAAGGTAGAAGAAACAACTAATTCAATCCCATATAGTATTTATGATGAGCAAGAAAAAATGGAAGTAGTTAATAAATTAAAGAAAATAGATAAAAGAAATAATGACTTAATTAATAAAATAGTTACATCGAAGATGAAAGTACGAAAGGTTTATGGAGTATTTTTCATTATTTTAGCAATATTATTGATGTCTCCGATTATTTTAATATTTTTTTATAAAGGAAATAATTGGAATTTCATGACAAACTTGGTTAATGAAATTAATCTATTAGACGATTTTAGAAAAAACACTTCTTATATTTTGCTAACAATATTTATCGGATTTATTGAATTTGTAATTGTGAAGAAAATTTTGAAAATTTTCAATAAAGATAATGAAAATGAATATGTCCAAAAATTAAAAAACAATTTGATAACATCTAAAAGCTAG
- a CDS encoding alpha-isopropylmalate synthase regulatory domain-containing protein, with amino-acid sequence MAMKKIEIMDTTLRDGEQTSSVSFSASEKLTIAKLLLEELKVDRIEIASARVSEGELQAVKDVTNWAKENNYLDAVEVLTFVDQGVSIDWMIEAGAKVQNLLTKGSLNHLTHQLKKTSNQHFKEISEVTLLAKEKGIETNIYLEDWSNGMRNSKAYVFEFLEFLSTQPVKRIMLPDTLGVITPKESYDFVKEIKDRYPNLHFDFHAHNDYDLGVANVMEALKAGADGLHLTINGMGERAGNAPMASTIAVINDFMPDIEVGVNEKVLYTVSKLVETFSGVMIPANKPVIGANVFTQTAGIHADGDNKKNLYFSDLLPERFGRTRKYALGKSSGKANIQKNLQELGLQLNDDDLRKVTQRIIKLGDKKQVVTKEDLPYIISDVLDYTYEEKVKVNSYVLTHSKGLRPSTTVSVTINNETFEENAQGDGQFDAFMNAIRNIFIKKKMVLPDLIDYAVRIPPGSHSDALCETIITWKNPEKEFKTRGLNSDQTVSAIKATEKMLNIIIN; translated from the coding sequence ATGGCAATGAAGAAGATAGAAATAATGGACACGACATTGCGCGATGGTGAACAAACCTCGAGTGTGTCGTTTTCTGCTTCAGAGAAACTAACTATTGCAAAGCTTTTATTAGAAGAGTTAAAAGTTGACCGTATAGAAATAGCTTCGGCTAGAGTCTCTGAAGGCGAACTTCAAGCGGTAAAAGATGTCACTAATTGGGCAAAAGAAAATAATTATTTGGATGCTGTTGAAGTTCTTACTTTTGTTGATCAAGGAGTTTCAATAGATTGGATGATTGAAGCGGGAGCAAAGGTTCAAAATTTATTAACAAAAGGTTCATTAAACCATTTAACTCACCAACTTAAAAAGACTTCTAATCAGCATTTTAAAGAAATATCAGAAGTTACTTTACTGGCTAAAGAAAAGGGAATTGAAACCAATATCTATTTAGAAGATTGGAGCAATGGGATGCGCAATTCTAAAGCCTATGTATTTGAGTTTTTAGAATTTCTTTCAACACAACCTGTGAAGCGTATTATGCTTCCTGATACATTAGGAGTTATTACCCCTAAAGAATCTTATGATTTTGTAAAAGAAATCAAGGATAGGTATCCGAATTTACATTTCGATTTTCATGCACATAATGATTACGATTTGGGAGTCGCCAATGTTATGGAGGCACTCAAAGCTGGTGCAGATGGACTTCACTTAACCATTAATGGTATGGGTGAACGAGCTGGTAATGCACCTATGGCGAGTACTATTGCCGTCATTAATGATTTTATGCCCGACATAGAAGTTGGTGTCAATGAAAAAGTATTATACACGGTTAGTAAACTGGTTGAAACATTTTCTGGCGTTATGATTCCTGCTAACAAACCTGTGATTGGTGCCAATGTATTTACACAAACCGCGGGCATACATGCCGATGGAGACAATAAAAAGAATTTGTATTTCAGTGATTTATTACCAGAGCGCTTTGGAAGAACCCGTAAGTACGCATTAGGAAAATCATCTGGAAAGGCAAATATTCAAAAAAATTTACAAGAATTAGGGCTTCAGCTTAATGATGATGATTTAAGGAAAGTCACCCAACGCATCATTAAATTGGGTGATAAAAAACAAGTGGTTACTAAAGAAGACTTGCCATATATCATATCTGATGTTTTAGATTATACTTATGAAGAAAAGGTAAAGGTTAATTCTTATGTACTAACACATTCAAAAGGCTTAAGACCATCTACAACGGTTTCTGTTACAATAAATAATGAAACTTTTGAAGAAAATGCTCAAGGTGATGGGCAGTTTGATGCTTTTATGAATGCCATTAGAAATATCTTCATAAAGAAAAAAATGGTATTGCCTGATTTAATAGATTATGCTGTAAGAATCCCTCCAGGGAGTCATTCTGACGCTTTATGTGAAACCATTATTACTTGGAAGAATCCTGAGAAAGAGTTTAAAACACGTGGTCTTAACTCGGATCAAACAGTGTCTGCTATTAAAGCGACCGAAAAAATGCTAAACATTATTATTAACTAA
- a CDS encoding mechanosensitive ion channel family protein, with product MQDIENTEVVSESFGFKHVIYDRLIALHVSESTAEYLNMLGLLLVLLLVVFIIDFITRKLLVKAFNRFASVSKTNFDDLLVANKVPRNIAHIVPLLIAMEFTPTVFGDFPNFDGVIEKGLQVFAIVLILWIVRSVLNTLKDYLKTLPRLKDKPVDSYIQVFMIFAWVAGFMSAIAIITGTSLLSFLTALGAASAIIILVFKDTILGFVASIQVSINDMVRIGDWITFEKYGADGDVIEINLATVKVQNFDKTITTIPTYALISDSFKNWRGMTNSDGRRIKRALFIKQESIKYLSGHEVNKLQGIQLITSYLETRKEDINSYNTSNNIDKSLSINGRNLTNIGVFRKYIDAYLNQHSGVNKDMMIMARQLAPTTQGIPMEIYAFSSDKRWENYEYIMSDIFDHLIAALPYFDLEIFELPSGSSFKGNI from the coding sequence ATGCAAGACATAGAAAATACTGAAGTCGTTTCAGAATCTTTCGGTTTTAAACATGTGATATATGACCGTTTAATAGCGTTACATGTATCTGAATCTACTGCCGAATATTTGAATATGCTCGGACTTCTTTTGGTATTATTACTGGTTGTTTTTATTATAGATTTTATTACAAGGAAATTATTAGTAAAAGCCTTTAATAGGTTTGCTTCGGTATCAAAAACTAATTTTGACGATTTACTGGTTGCTAATAAAGTACCTAGGAATATAGCTCATATTGTTCCACTATTGATAGCCATGGAATTTACACCTACTGTTTTTGGGGATTTCCCAAATTTTGATGGTGTTATTGAAAAAGGATTGCAAGTCTTTGCTATCGTTTTAATACTTTGGATTGTACGAAGCGTATTAAATACGCTAAAAGATTATTTAAAAACGCTTCCCCGGTTAAAGGATAAACCCGTTGACAGTTATATTCAAGTATTCATGATTTTTGCCTGGGTTGCCGGTTTTATGTCAGCCATAGCGATTATAACTGGAACTTCCCTCCTGTCGTTTTTAACAGCTTTAGGGGCAGCTTCTGCTATCATTATTCTGGTTTTTAAAGATACCATTCTTGGTTTTGTAGCCAGTATTCAAGTATCAATTAATGATATGGTACGCATTGGCGATTGGATCACGTTTGAAAAATATGGAGCCGATGGTGATGTCATTGAAATTAATCTAGCAACAGTTAAAGTTCAAAATTTCGATAAAACAATTACTACCATACCTACCTATGCTCTTATATCAGATTCTTTTAAGAATTGGAGAGGAATGACTAATTCAGACGGAAGACGCATTAAGAGAGCTTTATTCATTAAACAAGAAAGTATTAAATATTTGAGTGGACATGAAGTAAATAAACTTCAAGGCATTCAACTCATCACATCTTATTTAGAAACTCGAAAAGAAGATATCAATTCATATAATACCTCTAATAATATTGATAAATCCCTTTCAATAAACGGTAGAAACCTTACAAACATTGGTGTCTTTAGAAAATATATTGATGCATACCTAAATCAGCATTCAGGAGTCAATAAAGATATGATGATCATGGCACGTCAATTGGCGCCAACAACGCAAGGTATTCCGATGGAAATTTATGCTTTTAGTAGTGACAAGCGCTGGGAAAATTACGAGTATATTATGTCTGATATATTCGATCATTTAATAGCAGCTCTTCCCTACTTCGATTTGGAAATATTTGAACTGCCAAGTGGTTCCAGCTTTAAAGGAAATATTTGA
- a CDS encoding DUF3817 domain-containing protein — MFSFINIFRLVAFLEGVSYILLLFIATPIKYFLGDPQYVKLLGMPHGLLFVAYVAFAFMLKKDFNWNSKQFATVLLASIIPFGTFYIDRKYLKLVK, encoded by the coding sequence ATGTTTTCATTTATCAATATATTTCGATTGGTTGCCTTTTTAGAAGGTGTATCTTATATTTTGTTGTTATTTATAGCAACACCTATTAAATACTTTTTGGGTGATCCACAATATGTTAAATTATTGGGAATGCCCCATGGTTTACTATTTGTAGCTTATGTTGCTTTTGCTTTTATGTTGAAAAAGGATTTTAATTGGAATTCCAAACAATTTGCTACAGTTCTTTTAGCATCTATTATTCCATTTGGTACCTTTTATATTGATAGAAAATATTTAAAACTCGTGAAGTGA
- the leuB gene encoding 3-isopropylmalate dehydrogenase — translation MKFNIALLAGDGIGPEVIDQAVKVSDAVAKKFGHEITWKPALTGAAAIDAVGEPYPDETHDVCVASDAVLFGAIGHPRFDNDPSAKVRPEQGLLKMRKKLGLFANVRPTFTFPSLIDKSPLKRERIEGTDLVFLRELTGGIYFGEKGRRDEGETAYDNCVYTRAEVQRLAKKGFELAMARSKKLCCVDKANVLETSRLWRETVQAMEKDYPEVEVSYEFVDAVAMRLVQWPNSYDVLITENLFGDILTDEASVISGSMGLMPSASMGSDIALFEPIHGSYPQATGLNIANPLATVLSAAMMFETAFNLPEEGAAIRDVVNKSLSEGVVTEDLANGEKAYGTQEVGDWLAANI, via the coding sequence ATGAAATTTAATATTGCGCTTTTAGCCGGAGACGGTATAGGACCAGAAGTAATAGATCAAGCCGTAAAGGTAAGTGATGCTGTTGCTAAAAAATTTGGACATGAAATAACATGGAAACCAGCATTAACTGGTGCAGCAGCCATTGATGCTGTTGGAGAGCCTTACCCAGATGAAACTCATGATGTTTGTGTTGCTTCTGATGCAGTTTTATTCGGTGCTATTGGCCACCCGCGTTTCGATAATGATCCGTCTGCCAAGGTTCGTCCTGAGCAAGGGTTACTGAAAATGCGTAAAAAATTAGGCCTATTTGCCAATGTAAGACCAACTTTTACATTTCCGTCATTAATAGATAAATCACCTTTAAAGAGAGAACGTATTGAAGGTACAGATTTGGTGTTTTTACGTGAATTGACTGGTGGTATCTATTTTGGAGAAAAGGGTAGAAGGGATGAAGGCGAAACCGCTTATGATAATTGTGTTTATACAAGAGCTGAAGTACAGAGATTGGCTAAAAAAGGTTTCGAATTAGCTATGGCTCGTTCTAAAAAACTGTGTTGTGTTGATAAAGCGAATGTTTTAGAGACCTCACGATTATGGAGAGAAACGGTTCAAGCTATGGAAAAAGATTATCCAGAAGTAGAAGTGAGTTATGAGTTTGTTGATGCTGTTGCTATGCGATTAGTCCAATGGCCAAATAGCTACGACGTATTAATTACTGAAAACTTATTTGGAGATATCTTAACAGACGAAGCATCTGTTATTTCTGGTTCTATGGGACTTATGCCATCGGCATCTATGGGAAGCGATATTGCTTTGTTCGAGCCCATTCATGGATCGTATCCGCAAGCAACAGGGTTAAACATCGCCAACCCTTTAGCAACTGTTTTATCTGCCGCTATGATGTTTGAAACAGCATTTAATTTACCCGAAGAAGGTGCTGCTATAAGAGACGTTGTAAATAAATCGTTATCTGAAGGTGTTGTTACTGAGGATTTAGCTAATGGTGAAAAAGCATACGGAACCCAAGAAGTAGGGGACTGGTTAGCTGCAAATATTTAA
- a CDS encoding helix-turn-helix domain-containing protein produces MTELGLFLSRKSVNRSDVSRKTGISKTRLSELANNERTKLRVDELYLIALAIDVDPCDIFNEICKDLKLKEEK; encoded by the coding sequence ATGACCGAATTAGGACTATTCCTATCAAGAAAATCAGTTAATCGTTCCGATGTTTCAAGAAAAACAGGAATTAGTAAAACTAGACTAAGCGAACTAGCAAACAATGAGCGCACAAAGCTTAGAGTAGATGAGTTATATTTAATTGCTTTAGCAATAGATGTTGACCCCTGCGATATATTCAATGAGATTTGTAAAGACCTTAAATTAAAAGAAGAAAAATAA
- a CDS encoding helix-turn-helix domain-containing protein, giving the protein MDTTGNKALALDNLPLEGYALGKFLKEMREKKSVPQRSLYQSGKYKQSHVSNVENGKAEPDIEMLEEYASAIGVEFYSLLLEVVNAYEKYLMGKIKNNNELKSILSKKNKNKK; this is encoded by the coding sequence ATGGATACCACAGGAAACAAAGCTCTTGCACTAGACAATCTACCTCTAGAGGGTTATGCTCTAGGCAAATTTTTAAAAGAAATGAGAGAAAAAAAATCGGTTCCTCAGAGGAGCTTATATCAATCTGGTAAATATAAACAATCTCATGTAAGTAATGTAGAAAATGGTAAAGCAGAACCAGACATAGAAATGCTTGAAGAATATGCAAGTGCTATAGGTGTGGAGTTTTATTCTCTTCTGCTTGAAGTTGTAAATGCTTACGAAAAGTATTTAATGGGAAAAATAAAGAATAACAATGAGTTAAAATCTATATTATCAAAAAAAAATAAAAATAAAAAATAA